One Cucumis sativus cultivar 9930 chromosome 1, Cucumber_9930_V3, whole genome shotgun sequence DNA segment encodes these proteins:
- the LOC101208805 gene encoding PHD finger-like domain-containing protein 5B isoform X2 — protein sequence MAKHHPDLIMCRKQPGIAIGRLCEKCDGKCVICDSYVRPCTLVRVCDECNYGSFQGRCVICGGVGISDAYYCKECTQQEKDRDGCPKIVNLGSAKTDLFYERKKYGFKKR from the coding sequence ATGGCCAAGCATCATCCTGATTTGATCATGTGCAGAAAGCAGCCAGGAATTGCAATTGGCCGCCTATGTGAGAAGTGCGATGGGAAGTGTGTAATCTGTGATTCTTATGTCCGCCCCTGTACACTTGTTCGAGTTTGTGACGAATGCAATTACGGGTCTTTCCAAGGCCGTTGTGTGATCTGTGGAGGAGTAGGAATTTCAGATGCTTACTACTGCAAAGAGTGTACACAGCAGGAGAAAGATAGAGATGGATGCCCAAAGATTGTTAATTTAGGCAGTGCAAAAACAGATTTGTTCTATGAACGTAAGAAATATGGGTTCAAGAAACGATGA
- the LOC101208805 gene encoding PHD finger-like domain-containing protein 5B isoform X1 translates to MSLKRIVMVGELCDKFYSGGLFNPHVFKLPPKRKQPGIAIGRLCEKCDGKCVICDSYVRPCTLVRVCDECNYGSFQGRCVICGGVGISDAYYCKECTQQEKDRDGCPKIVNLGSAKTDLFYERKKYGFKKR, encoded by the exons ATGAGTCTGAAGAGGATTGTAATGGTTGGAGAACTTTGTGATAAGTTTTACAGTGGAGGTTTATTCAATCCACACGTTTTCAAGTTGCCACCTAAGAG AAAGCAGCCAGGAATTGCAATTGGCCGCCTATGTGAGAAGTGCGATGGGAAGTGTGTAATCTGTGATTCTTATGTCCGCCCCTGTACACTTGTTCGAGTTTGTGACGAATGCAATTACGGGTCTTTCCAAGGCCGTTGTGTGATCTGTGGAGGAGTAGGAATTTCAGATGCTTACTACTGCAAAGAGTGTACACAGCAGGAGAAAGATAGAGATGGATGCCCAAAGATTGTTAATTTAGGCAGTGCAAAAACAGATTTGTTCTATGAACGTAAGAAATATGGGTTCAAGAAACGATGA
- the LOC105436065 gene encoding protein PSY3: MDYSKARLSLALFLLLSFALVASARIIPHSENQEAAYVINDYPDPGANPRHRPPPPSRHSSEVSVVKSRLIKNKP; this comes from the exons ATGGATTATTCCAAAGCTCGTCTCAGTCTCGCCCTCTTCCTCTTGCTCTCGTTTGCCCTCGTTGCCTCGGCTCGGATCATACCCCATTCAG AAAACCAAGAAGCAGCTTATGTGATAAATGATTATCCTGATCCGGGAGCTAATCCAAGACATCGTCCACCACCCCCATCACGACATTCGTCCGAAGTTAGCGTTGTCAAGAGTCGCCTCATCAAGAACAAGCCCTAA